The DNA window CGTCGGGTTGCCTTTGTCGGCCGGGCCATCCAGTAACGGATCTCCCGAACGACGCTCGAGGATCCTGCCCCCTTTCGCCACATCGACGGCCAAGCCGGCGATGCGCAGACAAAAGGCAAACACGGTTCGAACCTTTCATTGGAGCAATCGCTCCGTTGTCCGGTCTTCACCCGTCTCATGCAGGCCCAAATCGAATTAAGGCTTCTGGGCCGCCTGCAATCTCGGACAGGATGTCCGGAAACCTCTCGGCTTCCGGTACCGGGCCGCCGACAAGTCGGAGGCCCGGAATTCACTTGCGGATCAGCCCTTTAGCGACCGATCCAAATGTTCGTATCAGGACGCTGTGAGCGTCGCGACGTCGAGCTTGAGGCCCGGGCCCATCGTCGAGGTGACCGACACCTTCTTGACGTAGTTGCCCTTGGCGCCAGCCGGCTTTGCCTTGGTCACGGCATCGGCGAAGGCGCGGATGTTCTCTTCCAGGGCCTTGACGTCGAAGGAGACCTTGCCGACGCCGGCATGAACGATGCCGGCCTTCTCGACGCGGAACTCGACGGCGCCGCCCTTGGATGCCTTGACGGCGGCGGCAACGTCGGTGGTGACGGTGCCGACCTTCGGGTTCGGCATCATGCCGCGCGGGCCGAGCACCTTGCCCAGACGGCCGACGAGCGGCATCATGTCCGGCGTGGCGATGCAGCGATCGAAATCGATCGTGCCCTTCTGGACGATGTCGACCAGATCCTCGGCACCAACGATGTCGGCGCCGGCGGCGCGCGCTTCGTCAGCCTTGTCGCCGCGTGCGAACACAGCGACGCGCACCGAGCGGCCAGTGCCGTTCGGCAGGTTGACCACACCGCGGACCATCTGGTCGGCATGGCGCGGGTCGACGCCGAGGTTCATGGCGACTTCGATGGTCTCATCGAACTTGACCGAGGAACGGTCCTTGAGCAGCTTCAGCGCATCACCCAGGGCATAAGCCTTGTTGGGATCGATGCCTTCGCGGGTCTT is part of the Mesorhizobium loti genome and encodes:
- the rplA gene encoding 50S ribosomal protein L1, whose protein sequence is MAKIAKRVSKTREGIDPNKAYALGDALKLLKDRSSVKFDETIEVAMNLGVDPRHADQMVRGVVNLPNGTGRSVRVAVFARGDKADEARAAGADIVGAEDLVDIVQKGTIDFDRCIATPDMMPLVGRLGKVLGPRGMMPNPKVGTVTTDVAAAVKASKGGAVEFRVEKAGIVHAGVGKVSFDVKALEENIRAFADAVTKAKPAGAKGNYVKKVSVTSTMGPGLKLDVATLTAS